A single genomic interval of Lewinellaceae bacterium harbors:
- a CDS encoding cytochrome B: MYPMLKHAHSGLRWVVLLLLLAAIVNALIKWRSAKPYTGGDRKITLFTMIGAHVQLILGLILYFFLSPAVQFNEHTMSDKVLRFYSVEHLAIMLLAIAVITIGYSQAKKKLESAQKFRSVFTYYLIGLILILAGIPWPFRFPGAGWF; encoded by the coding sequence ATGTATCCAATGCTCAAACACGCCCACTCCGGCCTGCGGTGGGTGGTTCTGCTCCTCTTGCTGGCAGCTATCGTCAACGCTCTGATCAAATGGCGCAGCGCCAAGCCATACACCGGCGGCGACCGGAAAATAACCCTATTCACCATGATTGGCGCCCACGTGCAACTGATCCTGGGCCTCATTTTGTATTTCTTTCTCAGCCCGGCCGTACAGTTCAACGAACATACCATGTCCGACAAAGTGCTACGCTTCTACAGCGTCGAGCACCTCGCCATCATGCTACTGGCCATCGCCGTGATCACCATCGGCTACAGCCAGGCGAAAAAGAAACTGGAATCGGCGCAGAAGTTCCGTTCGGTGTTCACCTACTATCTGATCGGATTGATCCTGATCCTGGCAGGCATACCCTGGCCGTTCCGTTTTCCGGGGGCGGGGTGGTTTTAG
- a CDS encoding GTPase, with product MTRKRVIILGAAGRDFHNFNTFYRDKEAYEVVAFTATQIPYIENRRYPAELAGGLYPKGIPIYGEEELPQLIKDLEVDECAFSYSDVSYQYVMSLSALVNAAGANFVLLGPNDTMIESSKPVISICATRTGVGKSQTSRRVIELLMERGLRVVAVRHPMPYGDLVKQRVQRFAELGDLKKHDCTIEEMEEYEPHVVRGNVIYAGIDYEAILRAAERDPKGCDVIVWDGGNNDFSFYDSDLYITLLDPHRAGDELNYYPSEVNLRLADVAIINKIDSAKPEGIQKVRDNIEKINPKAIVIDAASPIRVADASLIRGKRVLAVEDGPTLTHGGMRLGAGTLAARKYGAKELVDPRPFVTGKIKDTFRKYPFIGTLLPAMGYSDEQLNDLEMTINSADCDSVVIGTPIDLGRVLNINKPYTRVFYDLQEIGEPNLRQVLDEFIGKMGLKGKVREKELVS from the coding sequence ATGACACGCAAGAGAGTCATCATCCTCGGCGCCGCCGGCCGGGATTTTCACAACTTCAATACCTTCTACCGGGACAAAGAGGCTTACGAGGTCGTTGCCTTTACCGCTACGCAGATTCCTTACATCGAGAACCGCCGCTATCCCGCCGAGCTGGCGGGCGGGCTTTATCCCAAAGGCATCCCCATCTATGGCGAAGAGGAACTGCCGCAACTGATCAAAGACCTGGAGGTGGACGAATGCGCCTTCTCCTACAGCGACGTGAGCTATCAGTACGTCATGAGCCTGAGCGCCCTGGTCAATGCCGCCGGCGCCAATTTCGTGCTTCTGGGGCCGAACGATACCATGATCGAAAGCTCCAAGCCGGTCATCTCCATCTGCGCTACCCGCACCGGAGTGGGCAAGAGCCAGACCTCCCGCCGCGTCATCGAGCTGCTGATGGAGCGCGGCCTGAGGGTCGTCGCCGTCCGCCACCCCATGCCTTATGGCGATCTGGTAAAACAGCGCGTGCAGCGCTTCGCCGAGCTGGGAGATCTCAAGAAGCACGACTGCACCATTGAGGAAATGGAAGAGTACGAGCCCCACGTTGTGAGAGGCAATGTCATTTACGCCGGCATCGACTACGAGGCCATCCTCCGGGCAGCCGAGCGGGATCCCAAGGGCTGCGACGTCATCGTCTGGGACGGCGGCAACAACGACTTCAGCTTCTACGATTCCGACTTGTACATTACCTTGCTGGACCCACATCGCGCCGGCGACGAGCTGAACTACTACCCCAGCGAGGTCAACCTGCGCCTGGCCGACGTGGCCATCATCAACAAGATCGACAGCGCCAAGCCGGAAGGCATTCAGAAGGTGCGCGACAACATCGAAAAAATCAATCCGAAGGCCATCGTCATCGATGCTGCTTCTCCCATTCGGGTGGCCGACGCTTCCCTCATCCGCGGCAAGCGCGTGCTGGCGGTAGAAGACGGCCCGACCCTCACCCACGGCGGCATGCGCCTCGGCGCCGGCACTTTGGCTGCGCGCAAGTATGGCGCCAAAGAACTGGTCGACCCGCGCCCGTTCGTGACCGGGAAGATCAAGGATACCTTCCGAAAGTACCCTTTCATCGGCACCCTGCTGCCGGCTATGGGCTACAGCGACGAGCAGCTCAACGACCTGGAGATGACCATCAACAGCGCCGATTGTGATTCGGTCGTCATCGGCACCCCCATCGACCTGGGCCGGGTGCTGAACATCAACAAGCCCTATACCCGCGTCTTCTACGACCTGCAGGAAATCGGCGAGCCCAACCTCCGCCAGGTGCTGGATGAGTTTATTGGGAAGATGGGGTTGAAGGGCAAGGTTAGGGAGAAGGAGTTGGTAAGTTGA
- a CDS encoding AAA family ATPase, whose protein sequence is MAGRKRLKIGTSDYRKFIEENGYFVDKTLFIKEVIDSAHEVMLIPRPRRFGKTLNLSMLRYFFDLMQPDAAKLFEPYLIWQQGEYYTKQQGKYPVIHLSLKAAKSADYDKSVLFIKTILTKVYEQNRYLLENNILSPDERTKFEQILSGEADMASYEFSLKNLCEYLVRHHHQKAVILMDEYDAPIHAGYQHGYYDEVISLMKSLMGNTFKDNEFLHKGVITGILRISRESIFSDLNNLGVYSLLSHTFSDKFGFTEEETAQLLAYFNLQDAFSQVKKWYDGYQVGNKAHIYNPWSIINYIERHTEGFKSYWVNTSSDELIKNQIAAKGAGNIRTNIEQLIKGGVITKSIEENIVFADFVEDRELLWALLVFSGYLIPVKDWQDGSFDLKIPNYEIKTLFKKIVLEWLRREVKIRDHTLRSMALSLANNQISEFKKHFEQLLGDTFSYFDIHTEPERIYQAYVLGLLAILGDDYIIKSNRESGKGRYDILLAPHDASKYGVVIEIKQLDKGASEKQIQQELENALNQIANNQYYKELLAQKVGNRIEMAMIFVGKEVYIDVRN, encoded by the coding sequence ATGGCCGGAAGGAAACGACTGAAAATAGGCACGTCAGATTACAGGAAATTTATTGAGGAAAACGGGTACTTCGTAGATAAGACTTTGTTCATCAAAGAGGTCATAGACAGTGCCCATGAAGTAATGCTCATTCCCCGTCCGAGGCGGTTTGGAAAGACCTTGAATTTGTCGATGTTGCGCTATTTTTTCGATCTCATGCAGCCGGATGCCGCTAAATTGTTTGAGCCTTATTTGATCTGGCAGCAGGGAGAATATTACACCAAACAGCAAGGGAAATACCCGGTTATCCATCTGTCTTTAAAGGCGGCCAAGTCTGCAGATTATGATAAATCTGTACTTTTTATCAAAACCATTCTGACTAAGGTTTATGAACAAAATCGCTACTTACTGGAGAACAACATTTTAAGCCCGGATGAGCGTACGAAATTTGAACAAATCCTTAGCGGAGAGGCGGATATGGCTTCCTATGAGTTTAGCCTCAAAAACTTGTGTGAATATTTAGTCAGGCACCATCATCAGAAAGCCGTCATCTTGATGGATGAGTACGACGCCCCCATCCACGCCGGCTATCAACATGGCTACTACGACGAGGTCATCAGCCTGATGAAATCCCTTATGGGCAACACCTTTAAAGACAATGAATTCCTGCACAAGGGAGTGATCACCGGCATTCTTCGCATTTCCCGCGAAAGCATATTCTCTGACCTGAACAACCTGGGCGTCTATTCGCTGTTAAGCCATACCTTCTCCGATAAATTTGGCTTTACTGAGGAGGAAACCGCCCAATTACTAGCGTATTTCAATTTGCAGGATGCCTTCAGCCAGGTAAAAAAATGGTATGACGGCTATCAGGTTGGGAATAAAGCCCATATTTATAACCCCTGGTCGATCATCAATTACATCGAAAGGCACACGGAAGGGTTTAAATCGTATTGGGTCAACACCAGTTCGGACGAACTGATAAAAAACCAGATCGCCGCCAAAGGAGCCGGGAATATCAGAACCAATATCGAGCAACTCATTAAAGGAGGAGTCATTACCAAAAGTATTGAGGAAAATATAGTCTTCGCCGATTTTGTTGAGGATAGAGAACTCCTTTGGGCTTTGCTGGTTTTCAGCGGGTATTTGATTCCGGTGAAAGACTGGCAGGATGGCTCCTTCGACCTGAAAATCCCCAATTATGAAATTAAAACGCTCTTTAAGAAAATCGTGCTGGAATGGTTAAGAAGAGAGGTTAAAATACGTGACCATACACTCAGGTCTATGGCTCTGAGCCTGGCCAACAACCAAATCTCTGAGTTTAAAAAACACTTCGAACAACTCCTGGGCGATACTTTCAGTTACTTTGACATCCACACCGAACCGGAGCGCATCTACCAAGCTTATGTACTGGGGCTATTAGCAATACTTGGCGACGATTACATCATCAAATCGAACCGGGAATCGGGCAAAGGCAGATACGATATTCTACTGGCGCCTCATGACGCCTCAAAATACGGCGTTGTGATAGAAATAAAGCAACTGGATAAAGGCGCCTCTGAAAAACAAATTCAGCAAGAACTCGAAAACGCCCTGAACCAGATTGCCAACAACCAATACTACAAAGAATTGCTTGCCCAAAAAGTCGGCAACCGGATTGAGATGGCCATGATATTCGTTGGGAAGGAGGTATACATTGATGTTAGAAATTAG
- a CDS encoding prolyl oligopeptidase family serine peptidase produces the protein MQKSGILLLLFLNLYFPLLAQPLNNNSPLTIGQIMQGEDFVGYLPEDIRWSEDSRTIYFSWKQAEDNLRGPCQVAVGGGKAPQPLTLEEEKTLPENGDYNRDRSLKVYEKNGDLFLLETANGNIKQLTNTVGEEGSPRFSGDGSKIVYAFDSNLYAWDRASGATEQLTDFRKGSKKEEPALPEYQQWLKQDQMELFGVLRERQVEKDRKKAHREALQPKRPLEIYYGNKRLSNLQASPGLRFVTFQLTADADAQNTMVPAFVTETGYVEEQRARPKVGSPQDTYELGVYDRQRDTFFTVETKNLEGISGKPAFLYEYHKDSLPFHSNYDAPKPVRILGPIFSEGGQAAVVVRSYDNKDRWIATLNLEQGTLNQLDRQHDEAWIGGPGIVRWDGETGTLGWLNEELLYFQSEATGFSHLYTVNVNTGEKRALTNGAYEVLGVQLSRDKRFFYLAANAEGPHEQHFYRLPAVGGKLEKITSLPGRHEASLSPDERHLAIRYSYSNQPWELYLMENKAGAKMERLTKSTTEAFNRYSWRDPEIVNFTARDGAKVPARLYRPENAPPGGPAVIFVHGAGYLQNAHRWWSSYFREYMFHNLLADNGYTVLDIDYRGSAGYGRNWRTAIYRHMGGKDLDDQVDGAAYLAKELGAGPQRIGIYGGSYGGFITLMALFTSPGTFKAGAALRSVADWAHYNHGYTSDILNTPVEDSLAYRRSSPIYFAEGLEDRLLILHGMVDDNVQFQDVARLAQRLIELGKDNWELAVFPVEAHGFVEPSSWTDEYRRIFKLFEEELK, from the coding sequence ATGCAAAAATCTGGTATCCTCCTCCTCCTCTTCCTAAACCTTTACTTTCCTCTTTTAGCCCAACCCCTGAATAATAACTCCCCCCTGACGATCGGACAGATCATGCAGGGAGAAGATTTCGTCGGCTACCTGCCTGAAGACATCCGCTGGAGCGAGGACAGCCGAACCATCTACTTTAGCTGGAAACAGGCGGAGGACAACCTGCGCGGCCCCTGCCAAGTGGCGGTGGGCGGCGGCAAAGCGCCTCAGCCCCTCACCCTGGAGGAAGAGAAAACCCTGCCGGAAAATGGAGATTACAACCGCGATCGAAGCCTTAAGGTATACGAAAAAAACGGCGACCTGTTTTTGCTGGAAACAGCCAACGGCAACATAAAGCAGCTCACCAATACGGTAGGGGAGGAGGGATCCCCCCGCTTCTCCGGCGACGGTTCAAAAATTGTGTATGCCTTCGACAGCAACCTCTATGCCTGGGATAGGGCAAGCGGCGCTACGGAGCAGCTAACGGATTTCCGCAAGGGCAGCAAAAAGGAAGAACCCGCCCTTCCCGAATATCAACAGTGGCTTAAGCAGGATCAGATGGAACTCTTTGGAGTGTTGCGCGAACGGCAGGTAGAGAAAGATCGAAAAAAAGCTCATCGGGAAGCGCTGCAACCCAAGCGCCCCCTGGAGATTTACTATGGCAATAAGCGCCTCTCCAACCTGCAGGCCAGCCCCGGCCTGCGCTTCGTTACCTTCCAGCTGACTGCAGATGCGGATGCGCAAAATACGATGGTCCCTGCTTTTGTAACTGAAACAGGTTATGTCGAAGAACAGCGCGCCCGGCCCAAAGTGGGCAGCCCGCAGGATACCTACGAACTGGGCGTTTACGACCGCCAACGAGATACGTTCTTCACCGTGGAAACCAAAAACCTGGAAGGCATTTCCGGCAAGCCGGCCTTCCTCTACGAATACCACAAAGACAGCCTGCCCTTCCATTCAAATTACGATGCGCCCAAGCCCGTCCGCATCCTGGGCCCCATATTCTCGGAGGGCGGGCAGGCCGCTGTAGTCGTTCGGTCGTACGACAACAAAGACCGCTGGATCGCCACCTTAAACCTCGAACAAGGAACCTTAAACCAACTCGACCGGCAGCACGACGAAGCCTGGATCGGCGGCCCCGGCATCGTTCGCTGGGATGGCGAAACCGGCACCCTCGGCTGGCTGAATGAGGAACTCCTCTATTTCCAGTCGGAAGCCACCGGCTTTTCCCACTTGTATACCGTAAATGTGAATACCGGCGAGAAGCGGGCGCTCACCAACGGCGCCTACGAGGTGCTCGGCGTTCAGCTCTCCCGCGACAAGCGTTTTTTCTACCTTGCCGCCAATGCCGAAGGGCCGCACGAACAGCACTTTTATCGCCTGCCTGCTGTCGGCGGCAAGCTCGAAAAGATCACCAGCCTGCCGGGCAGGCACGAAGCGAGCCTCTCGCCGGACGAGCGCCATCTGGCCATCCGCTATTCCTACAGCAACCAGCCGTGGGAGCTGTACCTCATGGAGAACAAAGCCGGCGCCAAGATGGAGCGCCTGACGAAAAGCACCACCGAGGCGTTCAACCGCTACTCCTGGCGAGATCCGGAGATCGTCAACTTCACAGCCAGAGACGGCGCGAAGGTGCCCGCCCGCCTCTACCGTCCGGAGAATGCTCCGCCCGGGGGCCCGGCAGTGATTTTCGTGCACGGGGCGGGTTACCTGCAGAACGCCCACCGGTGGTGGAGTTCCTACTTTCGGGAGTACATGTTTCACAATCTGCTGGCAGATAATGGCTATACCGTGCTCGACATCGACTACCGGGGCAGCGCCGGATACGGCCGCAACTGGCGCACCGCCATCTACCGGCACATGGGCGGCAAAGACCTGGACGACCAGGTGGACGGCGCGGCCTACCTGGCGAAGGAACTGGGCGCCGGCCCCCAGCGCATCGGCATTTACGGCGGCTCGTACGGCGGCTTCATTACTCTGATGGCGCTTTTTACCTCTCCGGGAACCTTTAAAGCCGGCGCAGCCCTGCGTTCGGTCGCCGATTGGGCGCATTACAACCACGGCTACACCTCCGACATCCTCAACACCCCGGTAGAAGACAGCCTGGCCTATCGCCGCAGTTCGCCCATCTATTTCGCGGAAGGCCTGGAAGACAGGCTGCTCATCCTGCACGGCATGGTAGACGACAACGTTCAGTTTCAGGATGTGGCGCGCCTGGCGCAGCGCCTCATTGAGCTGGGCAAGGACAATTGGGAACTCGCCGTTTTTCCGGTTGAGGCCCACGGTTTTGTGGAGCCCAGCAGCTGGACGGACGAGTACAGGCGCATTTTTAAATTGTTCGAAGAAGAGCTGAAATAG